A region of Streptomyces sp. TG1A-60 DNA encodes the following proteins:
- a CDS encoding tripartite tricarboxylate transporter substrate binding protein, translating to MRLRTPLALLGAAVLLIVGPPLLTTGGGAETGTQIPGLRFMVPNTPGGGYDITARTAAKNAEDAGVTDTIEVFNLPGAGGTVGLSRLVSEHGNGKLAMSMGLGVVGAVRSNDAPKTLADTTPIARLTEEQDVVVVAKDSPYRTIDELVGAWKAAPGTLPVGGGSAPGGPDHLASMLMARAAGIAPKDVNYVPFDGGGELLASVLGNKVAFGVSGVSEYLGQIKAGELRLLAVTGPKRVHGLDAPTLQEAGYDVDFTNWRGVVAPPGLTGAERDKLTRLFEGLHDSPEWQRSMKQNGWDDAFLTGDEFSTFLDAQDRRVVSVLKELGL from the coding sequence GTGCGGCTGCGCACCCCTCTCGCCCTGCTCGGGGCCGCCGTGCTCCTGATCGTGGGGCCGCCACTGCTGACGACCGGCGGCGGTGCCGAGACCGGCACGCAGATCCCCGGTCTGCGCTTCATGGTGCCGAACACGCCCGGCGGCGGTTACGACATCACGGCCCGCACGGCCGCGAAGAACGCCGAGGACGCCGGGGTCACCGACACCATCGAGGTGTTCAACCTGCCCGGGGCCGGTGGGACGGTCGGGCTGAGCCGGCTGGTGAGCGAGCACGGCAACGGCAAGCTGGCGATGTCCATGGGGCTCGGCGTGGTGGGTGCCGTCCGCTCCAACGACGCGCCGAAGACCCTCGCCGACACCACCCCGATCGCCCGCCTCACCGAGGAGCAGGACGTCGTGGTGGTCGCCAAGGACTCGCCGTACAGGACGATCGACGAGCTCGTCGGGGCGTGGAAGGCGGCGCCAGGCACATTGCCGGTGGGCGGCGGGTCGGCGCCGGGCGGTCCGGACCATCTGGCGTCGATGCTGATGGCGCGGGCGGCGGGGATCGCGCCGAAGGACGTCAACTACGTCCCGTTCGACGGCGGCGGTGAACTGCTCGCGTCGGTCCTGGGCAACAAGGTCGCCTTCGGAGTGTCCGGGGTCAGCGAGTACCTGGGCCAGATCAAGGCCGGGGAACTGCGGCTGCTCGCGGTGACGGGCCCGAAGCGGGTGCACGGGCTGGACGCGCCGACCCTCCAGGAGGCCGGTTACGACGTGGACTTCACCAACTGGCGCGGCGTCGTCGCCCCGCCCGGGCTCACCGGGGCCGAGCGCGACAAGCTCACCCGGCTGTTCGAGGGGCTGCACGACTCGCCGGAGTGGCAGCGGTCGATGAAGCAGAACGGCTGGGACGACGCCTTCCTGACCGGTGACGAGTTCAGCACGTTCCTGGACGCCCAGGACAGACGTGTGGTGTCGGTACTGAAGGAGCTGGGGCTGTGA
- a CDS encoding DUF1206 domain-containing protein, whose translation MTTLGVRSGRAARGSATEGAARAGLTARGVIYLLVGSLALQIALRGSSEQADRQGALAEIAEKPLGSVLLWALGIGLVGMALWRLSEAVSGAAGPDGRKPTKRLVSAARFVFYAFVAYSVLVFAAGEGNGGGGSDEQSRDVTARALELPGGQWLVGVAGVGVIVAGGWIGVRAAMRSYHKHLRLGEMSRRTRRVVDVTGVAGGVARGLVFATAGVFAVRAGIAYEPDEAKGFDDTLRSFVDTPAGPAFLVCVAAGLVLFGLFSFAMARWRRV comes from the coding sequence ATGACGACTCTGGGGGTGCGGAGCGGGCGGGCGGCACGGGGTTCGGCGACGGAGGGCGCGGCCCGGGCCGGACTGACCGCGCGCGGTGTCATCTATCTGCTGGTCGGGTCACTGGCCTTGCAGATCGCTTTGAGGGGGAGTTCGGAGCAGGCCGACCGCCAGGGCGCGCTGGCGGAGATCGCCGAGAAGCCGCTGGGCTCCGTCCTGCTGTGGGCGCTGGGTATCGGCCTGGTGGGCATGGCGCTGTGGCGGCTGTCGGAGGCGGTGTCAGGCGCGGCGGGACCGGACGGCCGCAAGCCCACCAAGCGGCTCGTGTCCGCCGCGCGCTTCGTCTTCTACGCCTTCGTCGCCTATTCGGTGCTGGTCTTCGCGGCGGGTGAGGGAAACGGCGGTGGCGGCTCCGACGAGCAGTCCCGGGACGTGACGGCCCGGGCCCTCGAACTCCCCGGCGGTCAGTGGCTCGTGGGCGTGGCGGGCGTCGGGGTGATCGTCGCGGGCGGATGGATCGGCGTACGGGCCGCGATGCGCTCGTACCACAAGCACCTGCGGCTCGGTGAGATGTCCCGCCGGACCCGCCGGGTCGTCGATGTGACCGGTGTGGCCGGCGGGGTCGCGCGCGGCCTGGTGTTCGCCACCGCCGGCGTCTTCGCCGTCCGCGCAGGGATCGCGTACGAACCGGACGAGGCCAAGGGCTTCGACGACACCCTGCGCTCCTTCGTCGACACTCCGGCCGGCCCCGCCTTTCTGGTGTGTGTCGCGGCGGGTCTGGTCCTGTTCGGCCTGTTCTCGTTCGCCATGGCGCGCTGGCGTCGGGTCTGA
- a CDS encoding carbohydrate ABC transporter permease: protein MSAITPTRSLQSPLQKMRSATGSRRIFIHTVLIGVAVVMLYPLMWMLSSSLKPDTEIFTHPGLIPNELRPENYSEGWSGSGNSFSLYITNSLIVTIGAVIGNVISCSLAAYAFARFEFRGKKIWFGIMLGTLMLPTQAVLIPQYTIFYNLTWINTYLPLIVPKFLAVDAFFIFLMVQFIRSIPRELDQAAMVDGANPWKIYWKIILPLMRPALITTTIFTFIWTYDDFLHQLVYLQQNDKFTVPLGLTLFMDQTSGSSYGAMFAMSTIALLPTLICFLVFQKRLVEGMATSGMKG from the coding sequence ATGTCCGCCATCACCCCCACCCGCTCGTTGCAGTCACCGCTGCAGAAGATGCGTTCGGCCACCGGCTCGCGCCGCATCTTCATCCACACCGTGCTCATCGGCGTCGCGGTCGTCATGCTCTACCCGCTGATGTGGATGCTGAGCAGCTCCCTCAAACCCGACACCGAGATCTTCACCCACCCCGGGCTCATCCCCAACGAACTGCGCCCGGAGAACTACTCCGAGGGCTGGAGCGGCTCCGGCAACTCCTTCTCCCTCTACATCACCAACTCGCTGATCGTCACGATCGGCGCGGTGATCGGCAATGTCATCTCCTGCTCGCTGGCCGCCTACGCCTTCGCACGCTTCGAGTTCCGCGGCAAGAAGATCTGGTTCGGCATCATGCTCGGCACGCTGATGCTGCCCACGCAGGCCGTTCTGATCCCGCAGTACACGATCTTCTACAACCTGACCTGGATCAACACCTACCTGCCGTTGATCGTGCCCAAGTTCCTCGCGGTGGACGCCTTCTTCATCTTCCTGATGGTCCAGTTCATCCGCTCCATCCCGCGCGAGCTGGACCAGGCGGCGATGGTGGACGGCGCCAACCCCTGGAAGATCTACTGGAAGATCATCCTGCCGCTGATGAGGCCGGCCCTGATCACCACCACGATCTTCACCTTCATCTGGACCTACGACGACTTCCTCCACCAGCTCGTCTACCTCCAGCAGAACGACAAGTTCACCGTCCCCCTCGGCCTGACCCTGTTCATGGACCAGACCAGCGGCTCCTCCTACGGCGCGATGTTCGCCATGTCGACCATCGCCCTCCTGCCCACCCTCATCTGTTTCCTCGTCTTCCAGAAGCGGCTGGTGGAAGGCATGGCGACCTCCGGCATGAAGGGCTGA
- a CDS encoding threonine/serine dehydratase, with amino-acid sequence MIGIVEIQAAAESIAGHVVRTPTVRSPGLSGFLGVPVTTKLELLQRTGSFKARGATAKLLSLTDAERAAGVVAVSGGNHGIALAHMASALHIKATVVMSRTAPKRAADLVEAAGASLRLTDGMAEAFALTERLRSEGLTLVHPFDDPLVIAGQGTVGLEFTADADEVGGTGALTDVLVSIGGGGLIAGVAAAFKALRPDVRVWGVETVGASAMAEAVAAGGPVTVSLSSIVTTLSAPSASPLTYDHVAALVEDVLVVPDAEAVQGVLDLAEHAKVWAEPAAGCLLPAARQVLERVGDGARLGLVVCGGNATTADIMDWARRFDLR; translated from the coding sequence TTGATCGGGATCGTCGAGATCCAGGCGGCGGCCGAGAGTATCGCCGGGCATGTGGTGCGGACGCCGACAGTGCGGAGCCCGGGGTTGTCCGGGTTCCTCGGTGTTCCGGTCACCACGAAGCTGGAACTGCTCCAGCGCACCGGCTCCTTCAAAGCGCGGGGCGCGACGGCGAAGCTGCTGTCGCTGACGGACGCCGAGCGCGCGGCCGGTGTCGTGGCGGTCAGCGGGGGCAACCACGGGATCGCGCTGGCGCACATGGCGTCCGCGCTGCACATCAAGGCGACCGTGGTGATGTCGAGGACCGCCCCGAAGCGCGCCGCCGACCTCGTCGAGGCGGCCGGTGCGTCGCTGCGGCTCACCGACGGAATGGCGGAGGCGTTCGCGCTCACCGAGCGGTTGCGGTCGGAGGGCCTCACTCTCGTCCACCCGTTTGACGACCCGCTGGTGATCGCCGGGCAGGGCACCGTCGGCCTGGAGTTCACCGCGGACGCCGACGAGGTCGGGGGTACCGGCGCGCTCACCGACGTGCTCGTCAGCATCGGCGGTGGCGGGCTCATCGCCGGTGTGGCGGCTGCCTTCAAGGCCCTCCGCCCGGACGTCCGCGTCTGGGGCGTGGAGACCGTCGGCGCCTCGGCCATGGCCGAGGCGGTGGCGGCGGGCGGTCCCGTGACGGTCTCCCTCTCCTCCATCGTCACCACGCTCAGCGCACCCTCCGCCTCCCCGCTCACCTACGACCATGTGGCCGCCCTCGTCGAGGACGTCCTCGTGGTCCCGGACGCCGAAGCGGTCCAGGGCGTCCTCGACCTCGCCGAGCACGCCAAGGTGTGGGCGGAGCCCGCCGCCGGATGTCTGCTGCCCGCCGCACGTCAGGTGCTGGAACGCGTCGGCGACGGTGCCCGCCTCGGCCTCGTGGTGTGCGGGGGCAACGCGACCACGGCCGACATCATGGACTGGGCACGGCGATTCGACCTCCGATGA
- a CDS encoding nucleoside/nucleotide kinase family protein: MPPTFDDLLERAACLVRPGHRALLGIAGGPGAGKSTLAERLTRALNGDGRPWVAHVPMDGFHLADVELDRLGRRGRKGAPDTFDAAGYAALLKRLRDDEDETVYAPGFERRLEQPVAGSIPVPPTARLIVTEGNYLLLDEAPWTRVRSHLDEVWFCDLDETERVRRLVARHEEFGKDHDTAVAWVLGTDRRNADLVATTRCHADLVVPDSAMPRAEAGA; the protein is encoded by the coding sequence ATGCCGCCGACTTTCGACGACCTGCTGGAACGGGCCGCCTGTCTCGTCCGTCCCGGCCACCGGGCACTCCTCGGCATCGCCGGCGGCCCCGGCGCGGGCAAGAGCACCCTGGCCGAGCGACTGACCCGGGCGCTCAACGGCGACGGGCGGCCGTGGGTGGCCCACGTGCCCATGGACGGGTTCCATCTCGCCGACGTCGAACTCGACCGCCTCGGCCGTCGGGGCCGCAAGGGCGCGCCGGACACCTTCGACGCGGCCGGGTACGCGGCCCTGCTGAAGAGGCTGCGCGACGACGAGGACGAGACCGTCTACGCGCCGGGCTTCGAACGGAGGCTGGAGCAGCCCGTCGCGGGCTCGATCCCGGTACCGCCCACCGCCCGCCTGATCGTCACCGAGGGGAACTACCTCCTGCTGGACGAGGCGCCCTGGACCCGCGTCCGGTCCCACCTCGACGAGGTCTGGTTCTGCGACCTCGACGAGACCGAGCGCGTACGCCGACTCGTCGCCCGCCACGAGGAGTTCGGCAAGGACCACGACACGGCTGTCGCGTGGGTGCTCGGCACGGACCGGCGCAACGCCGACCTGGTCGCGACGACCAGATGTCACGCGGACCTGGTGGTGCCGGACTCGGCGATGCCGAGGGCGGAGGCGGGGGCGTAG
- a CDS encoding universal stress protein: MKTRPITAAVDGTSESLAALAWAGREAVRRGLALRVLHAWRWEPQEAITVDRDGQAHWAGQALAEAARDVSERHPELEVTTDLVEGPAVASLVAAAEHAETLVLGSRGHGVVVGFLLGSVGQQVIAESPRPVVLVRAEDSPAGEAGGREIIVGQQGSPEDSADVLRFAFETAAARGAALRAVRAWTLPPLYTYSPGSLKLLDEAGGLEPYEKKALSAALEPWRKRFPDVPVTPYVEIGSAGQVLLSVAQRAQLMVVGRRARRRAVGARIGSVAHGVLHHARCPVAVIPHE, translated from the coding sequence ATGAAGACGCGCCCGATCACCGCCGCAGTGGACGGTACGTCCGAGAGCCTCGCCGCGCTGGCGTGGGCCGGCCGGGAGGCCGTACGCCGGGGCCTGGCGTTGCGGGTGCTCCACGCGTGGCGGTGGGAGCCGCAGGAGGCGATCACCGTGGACCGGGACGGACAGGCGCACTGGGCCGGACAGGCGTTGGCGGAGGCGGCGCGCGACGTCTCCGAGCGGCACCCGGAACTGGAGGTGACGACGGACCTGGTGGAGGGCCCGGCGGTCGCCTCGCTGGTCGCCGCCGCCGAGCACGCCGAGACGCTGGTGCTCGGTTCGCGCGGGCATGGCGTCGTGGTCGGTTTCCTGCTGGGCTCCGTCGGACAGCAGGTGATCGCCGAGTCGCCGCGCCCCGTAGTCCTCGTCCGCGCCGAGGACAGTCCCGCGGGCGAAGCCGGCGGGCGCGAGATCATCGTGGGCCAGCAAGGCTCGCCGGAGGACAGCGCCGACGTGCTGCGGTTCGCGTTCGAGACCGCGGCTGCCCGGGGCGCCGCCCTGCGCGCGGTCCGCGCGTGGACCCTGCCGCCGCTGTACACGTACAGCCCCGGCTCGTTGAAGCTCCTCGACGAGGCCGGCGGCCTGGAGCCGTACGAGAAGAAGGCCCTGTCCGCCGCTCTGGAGCCGTGGCGCAAGCGCTTCCCCGACGTGCCGGTGACCCCGTACGTCGAGATAGGCAGTGCCGGGCAGGTGTTGTTGTCCGTGGCACAGCGGGCCCAGCTGATGGTCGTGGGCCGCCGTGCCCGCCGCAGGGCCGTGGGCGCCCGTATCGGCTCGGTGGCCCACGGCGTCCTGCACCACGCGCGCTGCCCGGTGGCCGTGATCCCGCACGAGTGA
- a CDS encoding MurR/RpiR family transcriptional regulator — MGDEGGARAPSPQQARAQASAITSGRTAAETEQSPTSRLRELFDGPRLSPGQRRIAQYLIEHITEAAFLSITDLAERIGVSQPSVTRFAAAVGFSGYPALRERLQAIALATLGSAPGISAVDRSNELQAAVDAEIENLENLRRDFADPDQVVEIGRALSRSTPLTVLGLRISGALAEYFAYAARRIHPDVRLVAKGGTVAYDALLQSREAGGTWLLAFSMPRHAQETLTALRVAHGAGLKVALVTDLALGPLADAADAVLATGTGSRLVFDSYAAPVMMSSALLQAMTDADPERTQARLEAYEQVSERHQFFLRD; from the coding sequence GTGGGAGACGAAGGAGGCGCACGGGCGCCATCGCCGCAGCAGGCACGCGCGCAGGCATCAGCGATCACGTCCGGACGGACCGCCGCGGAGACCGAGCAGTCGCCCACGTCCCGGCTCAGGGAACTGTTCGACGGTCCCCGGCTCTCCCCCGGGCAGCGGCGGATCGCCCAGTATCTGATCGAGCACATCACCGAGGCCGCGTTCCTGTCGATCACGGATCTCGCGGAGCGAATCGGTGTGAGCCAGCCCTCGGTGACCCGGTTCGCCGCGGCCGTCGGCTTCAGCGGCTACCCCGCGCTGCGCGAGCGGCTCCAGGCCATCGCGCTCGCCACCCTCGGCAGCGCACCCGGCATCTCCGCGGTGGACCGCAGCAACGAACTCCAGGCCGCCGTGGACGCCGAGATCGAGAACCTGGAGAACCTGCGGCGCGACTTCGCCGACCCGGACCAGGTGGTCGAGATCGGCCGCGCCCTGTCCCGCTCGACACCGCTGACCGTCCTCGGCCTGCGGATCTCCGGCGCGCTCGCCGAGTACTTCGCGTACGCCGCCCGCCGTATCCACCCCGACGTGCGGCTGGTGGCCAAGGGCGGCACGGTCGCCTACGACGCGCTCCTTCAGTCCCGGGAGGCGGGCGGGACCTGGCTGCTGGCGTTCTCCATGCCCCGGCACGCTCAGGAGACCCTGACCGCGCTGCGGGTCGCCCACGGCGCCGGGCTGAAGGTGGCCCTGGTCACCGACCTGGCGCTCGGGCCCCTCGCCGACGCGGCCGACGCCGTCCTCGCCACCGGCACCGGCTCACGCCTCGTCTTCGACTCCTACGCCGCCCCCGTGATGATGTCCTCCGCCCTGCTCCAGGCCATGACCGACGCCGACCCGGAGCGCACCCAGGCCCGCCTGGAGGCGTACGAGCAGGTCTCGGAGCGGCACCAGTTCTTCCTCCGGGACTGA
- a CDS encoding DUF4032 domain-containing protein: MALQISATNPEHPALLLELPWHVPLEEWPEHHLVPLPRGISRHVVRYARAGGEVVAVKELAERPALREYELLRDLDRIGIPAVDALGVVTGRLDEAGDPLESVLITRHLGGSMPYRSMFETTMRPATMHRLMDALAVLLVRLHLAGFAWGDCSLSNTLFRRDAGAYAAYLVDAETGEVHARLSTGQREYDLDLARVNISGELLDLEASGALHPSVDPIDFGDEICARYQKLWQELTRTSVYPAGKYHYIERRIRRLNDLGFDVAEMQIEHSGNGDTVTFVPKVVDAGHHQRQLLRLTGLDTEENQARRLLNDLESWMATQDDHAPGDPLGARPEVLAHRWVREVFRPTVRAVPLELRGSMDPAEIYHQLLEHRWYLSERAQHDIGLDTAVKDYVDNVLPRTPAVLPPTVDDFTPR; the protein is encoded by the coding sequence ATGGCACTGCAGATCAGCGCCACCAACCCGGAACACCCCGCGCTGCTGCTCGAACTGCCGTGGCATGTGCCGCTGGAGGAGTGGCCCGAGCACCATCTCGTGCCCCTCCCCCGGGGCATCTCCCGCCACGTCGTGCGCTACGCCCGCGCCGGCGGCGAGGTCGTCGCAGTCAAGGAACTCGCCGAGCGGCCCGCCCTGCGCGAGTACGAGCTGCTGCGCGACCTGGACCGGATCGGCATCCCCGCCGTGGACGCCCTCGGTGTGGTCACCGGCCGCCTCGACGAGGCCGGCGATCCGCTGGAGTCCGTGCTGATCACCCGGCATCTGGGCGGCTCGATGCCGTACCGCTCGATGTTCGAGACGACCATGCGCCCAGCCACCATGCACCGCCTGATGGACGCCCTCGCCGTGCTGCTGGTGCGGCTGCACCTCGCCGGGTTCGCGTGGGGCGACTGCTCGCTGTCCAACACGCTGTTCCGGCGGGACGCGGGCGCGTACGCCGCGTACCTGGTGGACGCCGAGACGGGCGAGGTGCACGCGCGGCTGAGCACCGGGCAGCGCGAGTACGACCTCGATCTCGCCCGGGTCAACATCAGCGGTGAACTGCTGGACCTGGAGGCGTCCGGTGCGCTGCACCCCTCGGTGGACCCGATCGACTTCGGCGACGAGATCTGCGCGCGCTACCAGAAGCTGTGGCAGGAGCTGACGCGTACGTCGGTGTACCCGGCCGGGAAGTACCACTACATCGAGCGCCGGATCCGGCGACTCAACGACCTCGGTTTCGACGTCGCCGAGATGCAGATCGAGCACTCCGGCAACGGTGACACGGTGACGTTCGTGCCGAAGGTCGTCGACGCCGGCCACCACCAGCGGCAGTTGCTGCGGCTGACCGGCCTGGACACCGAGGAGAACCAGGCCCGGCGGCTCCTGAACGACCTGGAGAGCTGGATGGCCACCCAGGACGACCACGCCCCGGGCGACCCCCTCGGCGCCCGCCCCGAGGTGCTGGCCCACCGGTGGGTGCGGGAGGTGTTCCGTCCGACCGTGCGGGCCGTCCCCCTCGAACTGCGCGGCTCGATGGATCCGGCGGAGATCTACCACCAGCTCCTCGAACACCGCTGGTACCTGTCCGAGCGGGCCCAGCACGACATCGGCCTGGACACGGCGGTGAAGGACTACGTCGACAACGTCCTGCCGCGGACGCCGGCGGTGCTGCCGCCGACGGTGGACGACTTCACCCCGAGATGA
- a CDS encoding YkvA family protein, giving the protein MDSWTWAVIVAIALVAVAFLAVAVRLLLRLVRTRRDLRRAGLPTGPKWVFWGAVLYLVLPTDLVPDPVYLDDIGVLLLALRSMRSGREDLLATERQEGTGTALRG; this is encoded by the coding sequence ATGGACTCCTGGACCTGGGCTGTGATCGTCGCGATCGCGCTGGTCGCGGTCGCCTTCCTCGCGGTGGCCGTCCGGCTGCTCCTGCGACTCGTCCGCACCCGACGCGATCTGCGCCGGGCCGGACTCCCCACCGGCCCCAAGTGGGTCTTCTGGGGTGCCGTCCTCTATCTCGTCCTCCCGACCGACCTCGTGCCCGACCCTGTCTACCTGGACGACATCGGCGTCCTCCTCCTGGCCCTCAGGTCCATGCGCTCCGGCCGCGAGGACCTGCTGGCCACCGAACGGCAGGAGGGCACGGGAACCGCCCTGCGCGGATGA
- a CDS encoding VOC family protein: MTLEWEQLVVDSADPVALGRWWAEALGWVVVDDSLEEYEIRPAPDRLPGILFGTAPEHKTVKNRLHLDFRPVDQAAEVARLLALGARHADVGQGDEAWVVLADPEGNEFCVLAARRS; encoded by the coding sequence ATGACCTTGGAGTGGGAGCAACTGGTGGTGGACTCGGCCGATCCGGTGGCCCTGGGCCGCTGGTGGGCCGAGGCGCTCGGGTGGGTGGTGGTCGACGACTCCCTCGAGGAGTACGAGATCCGTCCGGCCCCGGACCGCCTTCCCGGCATCCTGTTCGGGACCGCCCCGGAGCACAAGACCGTCAAGAACCGCCTGCACCTCGACTTCCGCCCCGTCGACCAGGCGGCGGAGGTCGCCCGCCTCCTCGCCCTCGGGGCCAGGCACGCGGACGTCGGGCAGGGTGACGAGGCATGGGTCGTGCTGGCGGATCCGGAGGGCAACGAGTTCTGCGTACTCGCCGCGCGCAGGAGCTGA
- a CDS encoding AMP-dependent synthetase/ligase translates to MGNFGMVPPTGPAMAGGLADSLFETANRDPALPQIARRDIASPGSWTRVSAVETRDEVVELAKGLVASGIRPGNRVAVMARTRYEWTVLGVALWCVGAEIVPIYPTSSRDQVEWILRDAACVGVVVEDDLGVMTVGSVCARLPLLRHVWQLDAYSLPQLVEAGRDVPDATVDSLRRIVMPDSTAVIAYTSGTTGRPRGCALSHRSLASPCDVLLAGWRHTAAMSGEQPAVLAFLPFSHVYGLMIQGMCLRGGLLLAHEPESTVGALSAALLSFRPTFLFGVPYVFEKIYKNFLRKAQQTGRGPLFERAVRAAQDYALAAERQRLETGPGPGMDLKLQHAVYEKTVYRKLRAALGGRVRGGCSGGSPLNRDLALFYAGIGILVHDGYGLTETAGGITAQPVGREKFGTVGRPLPGTEIRVARDGEILVNGPSVFQGYVNDETGTRAALQDGWLATGDLGRLDNEGYLSITGRKKEIIITSGGKGVAPAPLEEQLRMHPLIHQAVVVGDNRPCVGALITLDPEFLAHWRGSLSAPGELLGREAREENALRQEVLRAIAGANSTVSRSESIRVFRILPEPFDLANGLLTPSMKLRRDTIVQRYGAEIEAMYATSSRAARRAPSEESASWDDSDDVFRRARP, encoded by the coding sequence ATGGGGAACTTCGGCATGGTTCCGCCGACGGGCCCGGCCATGGCCGGAGGGCTGGCCGACTCGCTGTTCGAAACGGCGAACCGTGATCCCGCCCTGCCGCAGATCGCGCGCCGCGACATCGCCTCCCCGGGCAGCTGGACACGCGTGAGCGCGGTCGAGACGCGGGACGAAGTGGTCGAGCTGGCCAAGGGGTTGGTCGCGTCCGGGATCCGGCCGGGCAACCGGGTGGCCGTGATGGCGCGGACGCGTTACGAGTGGACGGTGCTCGGTGTCGCGCTGTGGTGCGTGGGTGCCGAGATCGTGCCGATCTATCCGACGTCGTCGCGCGACCAGGTCGAGTGGATCCTCAGGGACGCGGCCTGCGTGGGCGTGGTGGTCGAGGACGACCTGGGCGTGATGACGGTCGGCTCGGTGTGCGCCCGCCTCCCGCTGCTGCGGCATGTCTGGCAGTTGGACGCGTACTCCCTGCCACAGCTCGTCGAGGCCGGCCGGGACGTGCCGGACGCGACGGTGGACTCGCTGCGCCGCATCGTCATGCCGGACTCCACCGCGGTGATCGCCTACACGTCCGGCACGACCGGCCGTCCCAGGGGCTGCGCGCTTTCCCACCGCAGCCTCGCCAGCCCCTGCGACGTGCTGCTCGCCGGATGGCGGCACACCGCCGCCATGTCCGGTGAACAGCCGGCGGTCCTCGCCTTCCTGCCGTTCTCGCACGTCTACGGCCTCATGATCCAGGGGATGTGTCTGCGCGGCGGCCTGCTCCTCGCGCACGAGCCGGAGTCGACCGTGGGTGCGCTGTCCGCCGCGCTGCTGTCGTTTCGGCCCACGTTCCTCTTCGGCGTCCCCTACGTCTTCGAGAAGATCTACAAGAACTTCCTGCGCAAGGCGCAACAGACGGGCCGGGGCCCGCTGTTCGAGCGTGCGGTGCGCGCCGCCCAGGACTACGCGCTCGCCGCCGAACGGCAACGCCTGGAGACGGGACCCGGCCCCGGCATGGACCTGAAGCTCCAACACGCCGTCTACGAGAAGACCGTGTACCGCAAGCTGCGGGCGGCGCTGGGCGGACGGGTGCGCGGCGGCTGTTCCGGTGGCTCCCCCCTCAACCGTGATCTGGCGCTGTTCTACGCCGGTATCGGCATCCTGGTCCACGACGGGTACGGCCTGACCGAGACCGCCGGGGGCATCACCGCCCAGCCGGTGGGCCGGGAGAAGTTCGGCACCGTGGGGCGCCCGCTGCCGGGTACGGAGATCCGGGTGGCCCGGGACGGGGAGATCCTGGTCAACGGACCGTCGGTGTTCCAGGGGTACGTCAACGACGAGACGGGCACCCGGGCCGCGCTCCAGGACGGCTGGCTGGCCACGGGGGACCTCGGGCGGCTCGACAACGAGGGGTATCTGTCGATCACCGGCCGCAAGAAGGAGATCATCATCACCAGCGGGGGCAAGGGCGTGGCCCCGGCGCCGCTGGAGGAGCAGCTGCGGATGCATCCGCTGATCCACCAGGCGGTGGTCGTGGGCGACAACCGGCCCTGCGTGGGCGCCCTGATCACCCTGGACCCGGAGTTCCTGGCGCACTGGCGGGGGTCGTTGTCCGCCCCGGGTGAGCTGCTGGGCCGGGAGGCGCGGGAGGAGAACGCCCTGCGGCAGGAGGTGCTGCGCGCGATCGCCGGCGCCAACAGCACGGTCTCCCGCTCGGAGTCGATCCGCGTCTTCCGTATCCTGCCCGAGCCCTTCGACCTCGCCAACGGCCTGCTGACGCCGTCGATGAAGCTGCGCCGGGACACCATCGTGCAGCGGTACGGGGCCGAGATCGAGGCGATGTACGCGACCTCCTCGCGGGCCGCCCGCCGGGCCCCGTCGGAGGAGAGCGCGAGCTGGGACGACTCGGACGACGTGTTCCGCCGCGCCCGGCCCTGA